DNA from Salmo salar chromosome ssa24, Ssal_v3.1, whole genome shotgun sequence:
GCTGGTCCCTTTCTGTGACTttgtgtgtcctaccacttcgcggctgagccgttgttgcagcttgacgtttccacttcacaataacagcactttcaGTTGAACTGGGCAgttttagcagggcagaaatgtgacgaactgacttgttggaaaggtggcatcctatgacggttccacgttgaaagtcactgagctcttcagtatgggccattctactgccaatgtttgtccatggagattgcatagctgtgtgctcgattttatacacctgtcagcaatgggtgtggctgaagtagccgaatccactaatttaaaggggtgtccacatacctttgtatatatagtgtatgaaacAAGGTACATCTAATACTATTGCCTCATCACAAATTGTGCACCTGTATTCCTATGATAATTTTGAAACAAGAATGCAGTGATGgatattgactgacattcattgACATTGCTTGACGCAGCCATGTTTTGAAGCAGCATTAAATGGCTTGAAGCCAACCTGGAATAGCCAGCATATTTTAAATCATTCACCTGGAGTCTCTCAGTTTTATATGTTACTGACTATAGAGAATGCAACATTACAATAGATGTATAGCCTTGAGGAGAGAGTTTTATCAGCTGTTTTTGACAACTCATTACCTGTCATTTCAGTGATGGATTGGAGAAGTAGCTGAGGGTAGGCAGGCATGGCACCCGAGACCACAGCCTCTGCCTGTGGTGAAGTAAGACAGAGGAAAACAAGGAGAGACTAATAATGAGTTAAAACATTGCTGGGAGACTGACATCTCAGTATCTCACCGCAGGGCAAAAATGGAAACAAATCCTCTGTGTGCACACGTCCGTCAGTCTGTCGTTCGCAGTTCAGGCCATAAAGAACCCagtctgagagagagcgagacggcaTTGTCCTACAGCTGTGTTGAGGAAATGGTTCAAGTTATCGATTATGGACAACACTAATGAATGAAAGCTATTGGTATTGGTTGCATACATATGGAATTAGAATAAAACTCATCATTTTGTGTACAGAGCCATATtattttactctgttccatcagaACTAGGCTAATCTGTACGTTCATAGCCTCTCAATCAGAGCTGATAAGGATGCTGAGCATGGCAAGCAAATGAGTGTGCATGTTGTCGACCATTGTTAGTGTTACACAGGAGGGGATACCCTGGGGAAACCAACGAGGAGTGGATTTGGGACAGGAAGGCTGGTCAGTCTCCTACCATCTGGATGTTGCAGGAATACAATGACTAATTGCTTACTTCTTCTATTTGATTTTTAGAATACCGAAACTACCAATTATCTCAATGGCAATCTAACtgtagctctcctctcctctctcttctttgtGCGAAGTGTGGGTAAGGACAAGGTAAGGTCTAAAACAGAGTCACAGGGCGAAGGAACTTCAATGTGCTCGTCCAGGCTAGTACCACAGCTAGAGGCTAATTGGACCATCCCTGGCACTGGTCCTCATCTCCAAAGCCACCAACAACTGTAACCTACCTTGTGTATTTTTGACTAACTGAATAGCCTAATGAGGTCCCAGGAGCTACATCCCATTACCTCAGAGTTAATTAAGCCTCAGCACTGTGCCAAATGGTGAATAAAGATGCAGTAAAACTGTGCGAGGGAAAGGGGTTTGGTGTGCTGGGGAGGAGGCTGACCTGCTTGTTTGTGCTTGTTATGGAACTCTACATTCCAGGatgtcttatttttttatttgtatttatatttggCTTAAAATGTTGTTACCTTGGCACAGGTTCTCATTTTCCAGCGTGTTTAGCCTAAATTCACCCTATTAAAGATCAACTATTGATTCTTCCCCCACTATCGTCATGATATATTTATTATCCACAACTAAAGTGCCCAAAATACAACATAACTGATGAATGACCACTTCCAATATTTATCTTGAAGAACTTCATAGTGCCTCCATCAGCTGTTGCTAAGATTTAACTCCCAGCAAATAGGCTCCTTCCAACTTAGCATCTGCACCTGTATTTACATCTACCTGGTTTGAATCTGTAGGAAATGTGTACATCGCTTCAAAATTCATATAATGTGACAATTATGTTATTGATTCATATTCAAATGAATGTGCATGATCAGAGAGTGATGAAAATAACACTCGTCTTGCAGAGTGCATGGAAGAAAAGAGAAGCAGGCATTTATAAAGAAACAATCTCAAAGGTTTATTTAACATGTCAAAAGGAAGGTCACACACTTGGGAATTTAAAAGGGATTGTTGAAATTACTGAAATAATTGACAAAAACTATGAATTAAACTCAATACTAACATTAAATCAGGTTTTGGTTAAAAGGAGAgggtgttttttcttttccttgtTTTTTCTTAAAGAAACATTTTATACATGGGTTATTTTATACAACTGGTTCATTGGATAAATGCATCAAAAAGAGAAACCAGTTCTGTAGTAAActttacaaaaaaatacattttgtttcATTGAGAGTAGAAAAGGACGGGATCAAATATTGACCAATAATATTTCTTCCTTTtcatcatttaaaaaaagttgTTCTAATATCTATTTTTTGAAAAGTAAAAGCAATATACAGCACAATAAAAGAGAAAGGAATTGCTTTTGTAGATTTAGTCAGACGATTTGGTTACCAAGGAGAGGGGCTGTGACTGGAACAGGGCATGATGGGAATGCAGGGCTGCTTGATGGAAAGGAGAGGGCGGGGAGAGCATCGAGTGGTGTAGGGAGCTGAATGGGATTGGCCGAGAGAAAATTGGTGCGGAGTGGCTGGAGTGGCTGCCTGAAGTACCAATAGGGATAGAGATGCTTGGGTgggacgaggaggaagaggaagaggatgaagatGACGAAGAAGAAGCCGATCCAGAGGGCTTGCCAGTTAGGAAATGATGGTGCAGGCGTCCCTCTGGTTTGGTGGTGAGGGACAGGGGCTGGGCCTGCTCTGAGTGGGTGGCGGCGGGCGCAGCCGGGGAGGCCAGAGCTGCAGAGGGTGTGGCTGGAGAATCCAGCATGCTGCCGTGAGACGAGGCAGGGCTGTCACACATCTTCTCTGAGGGTAGGTACTGCACACACTGATTCTTGTTCCTGATTGAGAAGTCTGGGTAAACAAAAGGAAGGGGCTTGGTCAATATTGCTGTTAAAGAAGCCGACAATCGTGTCCTTCAACAGTGCCCGTTCTCTTGTACACATGATAGCTGgccaaaaaatacaaaacattcaCAGACAATGTACAGAACATGGAAAACCAAAAGGTCTGGGACAAACGGATAAACTTTGAattaatgtataaaaaaaaggCGAAGTTGCTGAAGTGAAATTAACAACAAAATGGTATATGCTtttataaataaaacaaatcGGGCGGAAAAAAGTCTGTGCTCATATAAACAAAGTCGATGACACGTTAAATGCCTGCATGTAAATGAGGTTTGAGTGTTGTGCTGCAACAGACCAAACCACTGCGGGTGGAGTGGAGAGCAGTGGCCTGCAGTTCAGCCACACTGGTTCATAACAGCAGACATACCTGCCACAACGTCACTATTAGCACTGAACCTCATATGCTGCTTGTCATAgtatagagggaagagaggagttaGTAAGGAGTTAGTAAAGAAGGAAAAAAACTGAAGTCAAAAACATAAAAAGGTGTTATTTTGCATATTGCATGTTGTATTGGACCAATGACAAGTCACATGACCAGCAAAGTGAAGCTTGAGGTACTATTTCACACAGGCCTATAGATGGAGTTCTTTCTGCCCTAAACCGAGAAGAACAGTccaagagaaggacagagagaaaggggccCCTTACCCTCTGGTGTTGAGTCTGGCTTattatctctcttcctctttttccGCTTTCCCTGAGCAGATAAACAAAACAATGTATTTAGAAAAAAACTGGTCTCTATCCAAGTGACAGCAACATGCTTCAACACTACCTCATACAACTTCAGTGTATGAGAACAACAGTACAgttattattacagatacagtatTGAATCATTTTCAAACCAAGTGGAAATGAGGGGGCGCTTAAGCAACCCACATTTCCCTCATTGTTGAAAGATCCATGGAAAGATGTCCTACTCACATAGTTATCTCGTGCTGACCAGCCTGGGTAGAGTTGGGAGTGGAGTTGCCTCTCTTTCCTTGCCAGCTCATAGTATTTCGCTTGCTCTTCTCTCGATAGTGAGTGCCACTGTGAACACAAACATGACAAAAGTCAGAGAACTAGTCGAAGCATGTACAGAATTTACATCCACAAACACATTCCCAAACTGTTGTGTTTGTGTGGTCAGGCAGTGTGCTGTGCTCACCCTTCGGCCCAGTATCTGGTTGATGGCAGCGCTCTCCTTCAGAGTGCACTCAGCCACCACCTTGGCCCTCATCTCCTTCATGTACAGCATGAAGGCATTCAGAGGCTTCTTGATGTGAGGCTTCTTGTCCTCCTCCTTCTTCGCCGGGCCAGGAGACTTCCGGCTGAGACAACAAAACACACATTCAAATGTCACTTAAAATAGTCCTTTTGTGTGAGGTCTGATTCCCTTCCAGAAGACCTGGCTGACCCATTACAAAGAGTCAGGATATTCTTGAATCCTGGCCCTTTAAACGGAATTATGAATAGAGACTGGATACTCAGTCAATAATCCATTTGAATAAGATCAGAGTATAAAGAGTTTATATGTTTGCCTATAAGTATAAGTAAATGTGAAGAATCTGTTAGTTAATGGTCCTTACGAATGCATAGAGGGGCTCATGTGGTCATGACTGTTGGGCTCCTGCTTGATGGCTGGTGATACGATAGCAGGATGAGGGATGCCAGTCTGGTGCATGCCGTGGGGGTGGTGGGGCATCATGTGGGGGGAGAAACGGCTGGACACCAAGCTGGAAAACAACAAAGACAAACACCTGTTAAACTTTTCACAGGCACTTTCTGTCTGCCCTGTCAAGTCAACTTCGACCGCTTTGACTGTCTGTCTGGAGTCTAGACTCAAGTAATGTCCAAAATTAGCtacatattatttttttatttttttcaaataaagGCTCAAAAGCCCCTTTATCCGACCATGCCTGGAGAAAAGTGGAGTGTGTGGTAACCATGGTGACCAAGGGGCCCTGACACCTGAAACCACTTTCCTCCCTGTGTTCCAAACCATGGAGGGACTTCCACAGCTACCAGAACAGAACATTCAGATAACTGTCGGAAAATGAGAGTGGTGCTAACACAACACAATGGTACATTGTACATGACAAAGGGGGATATTAAGGTCCGTGCTCCTCTGCCACGCATTCCTGTTAAATACATGATTGAATGGAAAATCCTTTAACGCTTCATTAAAATCTCATAACATTTAAGACAGATATGGTCCATGATTTACTATAGCCTTGTACTGTAAGTTTGTGAGTGTGCACAGACGCTTCCCTTGctatacttccccagagtcaggtgaacttgtGGAtgacatttttatgtctctgcgtccagtatgaagtTTGAGGTTGTTTTGCAAGCTGTTCACATAGACTTCCAATCATTGCgataatgctagttagcaattgcgctaacgGTAGTTAGCAACTTCCATCAAACTGCACCCAgacaaaaatggtatccacaagtttatCTGACTccagggaagtagataaagggcttcattgccaaaattccGAAGTATCCCTATAACAGTAACAAGTGAAACTGAGGATAACCCAATAGGGTAAATTTGATGAAAATAATCTCTTCAATATTTTTTGACTCAAACTATAGTATCATACGTAAGAGGGGCCTCTTCAACCATTACCAACCCAGCAGCCCAAAAAAACAATGAGgaaaagaaaaatataaaaaacataaAAAGTCAAGCGGTCATTTTGCTACATACTGTTTGAGATACAGTACATAAAGTAATATATTTATGACGAAACTGTCAAATATTACCTGACACACGTATCAAGTCTTGTTCAAGGGGGGCGGACGGTAAGACAAACTTTGTAACAATGTGGCAGGATCTGAGAGTACTATTGATCCCATTGAGACCCTGATTAATATTTCATCCCATACTAGCACCGGAAGGCTCGCTACAAATCTTTCACATTTTGACAGTGGGGCAGAGAGTTAAATCAGATGGGAGTTGTCGGTTCAGATTAGCTTTGATTTGTCCTAATCGATTCTTAGCCCTttcatctttgtgtgtgtgtgtagcagagtAACTCAGAACATTGGCCTGAGTGAGAAAACACAGTACCGTCTACGGGGTAGGGTTTTGAATGCCAATAGTCTGTTCTCTTTGGATGGAAGGCTGATCTCATCTTTAGAAGACTTAGCCCCCACATTCCTTTGTAGTCCCTACCCCACTGGCTGTCCATGGTTGGATACCCCTGTCCTAATACTGTTATAAACTAATGAGCAATGACAAGATCAGAAACATGACTACAGAATGTAATGTAACCACTAGATATTAAATATCTCAATTTctagggagggttaggggttggtGAGACTGGGTGACAAAAAGCAGAGAGATCGACTCACCTGGACATGGATGCATTCATTGCGAGGGCGGGATAGGGGTGACGGAACCCCCCTGGGGGGATAGAGTACATGTGCTGGCCCTGCCTGAGAATGAGGGAACGAGAGGGAGGCAACAGTGAGAAGAGGATCAGACACAGCTGAGAGAGAACGCAACAGCACTAATCCAGCCCTCATCAACTGCAATCCCCTGCGTGAGGAACAGCACCATTCAAATTGATTACAAGACCCATGGCAAAACCCATCGAATGTGAAGTATTTATCATATATATCTCAAATATGACAGTGTTTTAATACTTTAATATCAGAACGTGCTTTAACGTTTAAGAAATGCATCAGACTGTAGTCAATGTTTCTCCTAtacaacagttgaagtcggaagtttacatacatcttagccaaatacatttaaaaactctgtttttcacaattcctgacatttaatcctagtaaaaattccctgtcttaggtcagttaggatcaccattttattttaggaatgggaaatgtcagaataatagtagagagaatgatttatttcagcttttatttctttcatcacattcccagtgggtcagaagtttacatacactcaattagtatttggtagcattgcctttaaattgtttaacttgggtcaaacgttttgggtagccttccacaagcttctcaaaataagttgggtgaattgtggcccattcctcctgacagctggtgtaactgagtcaggtttgtaggcctccttgctcgcacacgctttttcagttctgcccacacattttctataggattgaggtcagggctttctgatggccactccaataccttgactttgttgtccttaagccattttgccaaaactttcgaagtatgcttggg
Protein-coding regions in this window:
- the tcf7l1b gene encoding transcription factor 7-like 1-B isoform X1, with product MPQLNGGGGDDLGANDEMISFKDEGEQEEKISENVSAERDLDDLKSSLVNESENNSSSSDSEQAERRPQPRPDLDSYEKTRDYFSEALRRQQDGGFFKSPHYPGYPFLMIPDLTNPYLSNGALSPSARTYLQMKWPLLDVPGAAGLKDPRSPTPGHLSNKVPVVQHAHHVHPLTPLITYSNEHFSPGTPPSHLSPEILDPKTGIPRTPHPSELSPYYPLSPGAVGQIPHPLGWLVPQQGQHMYSIPPGGFRHPYPALAMNASMSSLVSSRFSPHMMPHHPHGMHQTGIPHPAIVSPAIKQEPNSHDHMSPSMHSRKSPGPAKKEEDKKPHIKKPLNAFMLYMKEMRAKVVAECTLKESAAINQILGRRWHSLSREEQAKYYELARKERQLHSQLYPGWSARDNYGKRKKRKRDNKPDSTPEDFSIRNKNQCVQYLPSEKMCDSPASSHGSMLDSPATPSAALASPAAPAATHSEQAQPLSLTTKPEGRLHHHFLTGKPSGSASSSSSSSSSSSSSSHPSISIPIGTSGSHSSHSAPIFSRPIPFSSLHHSMLSPPSPFHQAALHSHHALFQSQPLSLVTKSSD